Proteins encoded together in one Salvelinus fontinalis isolate EN_2023a chromosome 6, ASM2944872v1, whole genome shotgun sequence window:
- the LOC129858104 gene encoding palmitoyltransferase ZDHHC5-B-like, with protein MPGFSSGGLGGEVGGPASSPRRFHPSRYVPVSAATTFLVASTTLFFCFTCPWLSEHVSSVVPIYNAVVFLFTLANFCMATFMDPGVFPRAEEDEDKEDDFRAPLYKTVDIKGIQVRMKWCSSCRFYRPPRCSHCSVCDNCVEDFDHHCPWVNNCIGRRNYRHFFLFLLSLTIHIMGVFGFGLLYVLHHQHQLDRVHSAVTMATMCVAGLFFIPVAGLTGFHMVLVARGRTTNEQVTGKFRGGVNPFTNGCLRNISHVLCSAQAPRYVGRWRGKQTAEVQPPFLRPPLSEAQLEAKVLDNGIQNDCHSTRSKSSLEQMENQSADAEPPPPPKPELRYPGLPRADTEESSLLSDGPPTPSMYKYRPAYSSPQMNHTALTHPNKMIRGDSLDSPSILQSSCQHSYRSEPSTLDGGSLIGVRVHRGGRERGEGPGGTSGTGGGVSGGISGYSLGGRSYTSYPSSLVLSTGGSLSSSMRSAHTHHNTLGTLQSEGTTDTSYKSLANQTPRNGSLSYDSLLTPSESPEFESAAHELSPQKPHTPAAFPPAMTFSLPAPGVGDAPLQGYTSPFLSAQMAQQREGQLLQGSASFSSPHRAYLRAISPPLPTPPPHAAHPETPHLLHQDTRHPHLRASSSRPLPPVSEQPSPSSPRACSPVSPPPRGPSLGQSLSYTREAGFQHKARPMGGGGLSGGGGIRGIQAPQSTSRPGLANHSTSKPGGGVKKVTGVGGTTYEISV; from the exons atGCCGGGGTTTAGTAGTGGGGGGCTAGGGGGAGAAGTGGGTGGCCCCGCCTCTTCTCCCCGCCGGTTCCACCCCAGTCGCTATGTACCCGTCTCTGCGGCAACCACCTTCCTGGTCGCCTCCACCACACTCTTCTTCTGCTTCAC gtgtccGTGGTTGTCAGAGCATGTCTCCTCCGTTGTTCCCATCTATAATGCTGTGGTCTTCCTCTTCACCCTCGCCAACTTCTGCATGGCCACCTTTATGGACCCAGGGGTCTTTCCCAGAG cggaagaggatgaggataaaGAGGATGATTTCCGCGCTCCGCTCTATAAGACAGTGGATATCAAGGGCATTCAGGTCCGGATGAAGTGGTGTTCCAGCTGCCGCTTCTACAGACCGCCCCGCTGTTCACACTGCTCTGTGTGTGACAACTGTGtggag GACTTTGACCACCACTGCCCGTGGGTCAACAACTGTATTGGGCGCAGGAACTACCGTCACTTCTTCCTGTTCCTGTTGTCCCTGACGATCCACATCATGGGTGTGTTCGGCTTCGGCCTGCTCTACGTCCTCCACCACCAGCACCAGCTGGACAGGGTTCACTCCGCTGTCAC TATGGCTACAATGTGTGTTGCTGGCCTCTTCTTCATCCCAGTAGCAGGTCTTACTGGTTTCCACATGGTACTGGTAGCTCGGGGTAGGACCACTAACGAGCAG GTCACAGGGAAGTTTAGGGGCGGCGTTAACCCTTTCACCAATGGCTGTCTGAGGAACATCTCACATGTGCTCTGTAGCGCTCAGGCTCCCAG GTATGTGGGGCGGTGGCGGGGCAAACAGACAGCGGAGGTGCAGCCTCCCTTCCTCCGCCCTCCTCTCTCCGAGGCCCAGCTAGAAGCCAAAGTCCTGGACAACGGCATCCAGAACGACTGCCACAGCAccagg TCTAAGAGCAGTTTAGAGCAGATGGAGAACCAGTCAGCTGATGCAGAGCCTCCACCTCCTCCCAAACCGGAGCTCCGCTACCCTGGTCTGCCCCGCGCTGACACCGAGG AGAGCAGCTTGCTGTCTGACGGTCCGCCCACTCCATCTATGTACAAGTACCGGCCGGCCTATAGCAGCCCACAGATGaaccacacagctctgacacacccAAACAag atGATTCGTGGGGACAGTCTggactctccctccatcctccagtcgAGTTGCCAGCACAGCTATCGGTCTGAGCCCAGCACCCTTGATGGGGGGTCGTTAATAGGTGTGAGGGTGCATAGGGGGGGAAGGGAAAGGGGCGAGGGCCCCGGGGGAACCAGTGGGACGGGTGGTGGCGTCTCGGGGGGCATCTCCGGGTACTCCCTAGGGGGGCGGTCGTACACTTCCTACCCCTCATCTCTTGTCTTGTCCACCGGtggctccctctcctccagcatgcGCTCTGCCCACACGCACCACAATACTCTGGGCACGCTCCAATCAGAGGGCACCACCGACACCAGCTACAAGAGCCTGGCCAATCAGACACCTCGGAATGGCAGCCTGTCCTACGACAGCCTGCTGACGCCGTCCGAGAGCCCGGAGTTTGAATCGGCTGCTCATGAGCTGTCCCCCCAGAAGCCCCACACCCCCGCAGCGTTTCCCCCGGCGATGACCTTCTCCTTGCCGGCCCCCGGGGTCGGGGATGCGCCCCTGCAGGGGTACACCTCGCCCTTCCTCTCTGCACAGATGGCCCAGCAGAGAGAGGGCCAGCTGCTCCAGGGCTctgcctctttctcctccccccacAGGGCGTACCTTCGCGCCATCAGCCCGCCCCTGCCGACTCCTCCCCCACACGCTGCCCACCCTGAGACACCGCACCTCCTCCACCAGGACACCAGACACCCACACCTCCGTGCCTCCTCCTCTCGCCCCCTTCCTCCCGTCTCTGAACAGCCCTCCCCGTCCTCTCCCCGTGCCTGTTCCCCTGTGTCCCCCCCGCCCCGAGGCCCCTCCCTGGGGcagtctctctcctacacccGAGAGGCAGGGTTCCAGCACAAGGCTCGGCCAATGGGAGGAGGTGGTTTGTCGGGAGGGGGCGGAATCAGAGGGATCCAGGCTCCACA